One genomic window of Rhodoligotrophos defluvii includes the following:
- a CDS encoding NfeD family protein: MEQLLGGIGFWGWWILAGVLLLLELMMPGVFLIWIGAAAFAVGLIVLVVGIPWQAQLLVFAALAVVAVLIARRYFSGPGAASDQPNLNRRQQGFVGQRYRLDAPITDGRGRLWINDTSWVIKGPDAPAGSWVRVTGTDGMDLLVEREE; encoded by the coding sequence ATGGAACAGTTGCTCGGAGGGATCGGCTTCTGGGGATGGTGGATCCTGGCCGGCGTGCTGCTCTTGCTCGAGCTGATGATGCCCGGCGTCTTCCTCATCTGGATCGGCGCGGCGGCCTTTGCGGTTGGCCTGATCGTTCTGGTGGTGGGCATCCCCTGGCAGGCGCAGCTCCTGGTCTTCGCGGCGTTGGCCGTCGTCGCGGTGCTCATCGCCCGCCGCTATTTCAGCGGTCCCGGCGCGGCAAGCGATCAGCCCAACCTCAACCGCCGCCAGCAGGGCTTTGTCGGCCAGCGTTACAGGCTCGATGCACCCATCACCGATGGACGCGGCCGCTTGTGGATCAACGATACATCTTGGGTGATCAAGGGCCCTGACGCGCCGGCAGGAAGCTGGGTCCGGGTCACCGGGACCGATGGCATGGATCTGCTTGTCGAGCGCGAGGAGTAG
- a CDS encoding SPFH domain-containing protein: MFEGVSIFVIVLLVVVLLAIFQGIRVIPQGSNWTVERFGRYTKTLEPGLNLIIPFIDRVGAKLNMMEQVLDIPSQEVITRDNAMVEVNGVAFYQVLDAAKAAYEVSGLENAIVNLTLTNIRTVMGSMDLDELLSKRDEINHRLIAVVDQATHPWGVKVTRIEIRDINPPRDLVDSMARQMKAEREKRARILDAEGVRAAEILRAEGQKQAIVLEAEGRREAAFRDAEARERAAEAEAKATQMVSQAIAGGNIQAVNYFVATKYVDALRSLATAPNQKVLMLPVDATSVLGAVGGIAELTRAAFGGGDGASPPDAPRTPPRSTGTVPQVGVATSPGSPPPGPTPG, encoded by the coding sequence ATGTTCGAGGGCGTATCCATATTCGTCATCGTGCTCTTGGTCGTGGTGCTGCTGGCGATTTTCCAGGGCATCCGAGTCATTCCGCAGGGCTCCAATTGGACAGTCGAGCGTTTCGGCCGCTACACCAAGACGCTTGAGCCGGGTCTCAATCTGATCATTCCGTTCATCGACCGCGTCGGTGCCAAGCTCAACATGATGGAGCAGGTGCTCGACATTCCGAGCCAGGAGGTCATCACCCGCGACAACGCCATGGTCGAGGTGAACGGCGTGGCGTTCTACCAGGTGCTGGACGCGGCCAAGGCCGCCTATGAGGTCTCCGGCCTGGAGAACGCCATCGTCAATCTCACCCTCACCAATATTCGCACGGTCATGGGCTCCATGGACCTCGACGAGCTCCTCTCCAAGCGCGACGAGATCAATCACCGGCTGATCGCGGTGGTCGACCAGGCAACCCATCCGTGGGGCGTCAAGGTTACCCGCATCGAGATTCGCGACATCAATCCCCCGCGCGATCTCGTCGATTCCATGGCCCGGCAGATGAAGGCGGAACGGGAAAAGCGGGCGCGCATCCTGGATGCCGAGGGCGTTCGCGCCGCCGAGATCCTGCGGGCGGAGGGCCAAAAGCAGGCCATCGTGCTCGAGGCGGAAGGCCGGCGCGAGGCCGCTTTCCGCGACGCTGAGGCCCGTGAGCGCGCCGCCGAGGCCGAAGCCAAGGCAACCCAGATGGTGAGCCAGGCCATCGCAGGCGGCAACATCCAGGCGGTGAACTATTTCGTCGCGACCAAATATGTGGATGCTCTCCGCTCCCTGGCGACCGCGCCGAACCAAAAGGTGCTGATGCTGCCCGTCGATGCCACCTCTGTCCTGGGCGCAGTCGGTGGCATTGCCGAACTCACCCGCGCCGCCTTTGGCGGTGGCGATGGCGCAAGCCCGCCGGATGCGCCGAGGACCCCGCCGCGCAGCACCGGCACGGTACCCCAGGTTGGCGTGGCCACGTCGCCCGGTTCCCCGCCGCCTGGCCCGACGCCCGGCTAG
- the hemH gene encoding ferrochelatase, whose amino-acid sequence MPFIRHRGVEGGKIGVLIVNLGTPEATSYWPMRRYLREFLSDRRVIEVNPILWQVILNLFVLSTRPQKSGKAYDKIWNKARNESPLKTATRAQAEKIAARLSAIPGVVVDWAMRYGLPPIAERLEGLVAQGCDRVLLFPLYPQYAAATTATVQDKAFDALKCLRRQPALRTVPAYYDHPAYIDALAQSLGAHLQSLPWRPDRIVASYHGLPEEYVEKGDPYYDHCAETTHLLRERMGLGEEDLVMTFQSRFGRAEWIKPYTAETIEALPKQGVKNLVVITPGFAADCVETLEEIAIGAAEIFHEAGGEHFSLVPCLNDSELSIEMLATIIEDELQGWR is encoded by the coding sequence ATGCCGTTCATCCGGCATCGCGGTGTCGAGGGCGGCAAGATCGGGGTCCTGATCGTCAATCTCGGCACGCCCGAGGCCACGTCTTACTGGCCGATGCGTCGCTATCTCCGCGAGTTCCTGTCCGACCGGCGTGTCATCGAGGTCAACCCGATCCTGTGGCAGGTGATCCTCAACCTGTTCGTGCTCTCCACTCGTCCGCAAAAGAGCGGCAAGGCCTACGACAAGATCTGGAACAAGGCGCGCAACGAGAGCCCGCTCAAGACCGCGACCCGGGCCCAGGCGGAGAAGATCGCGGCGCGCCTGTCCGCGATCCCGGGCGTCGTGGTCGATTGGGCCATGCGCTATGGCCTGCCCCCGATTGCCGAGCGCCTGGAAGGCTTGGTGGCACAGGGTTGTGATCGCGTCCTGCTGTTTCCGCTCTATCCGCAATATGCCGCAGCCACCACTGCGACCGTTCAGGACAAGGCGTTCGATGCTCTGAAGTGCCTGCGCCGCCAGCCGGCCTTGCGCACCGTGCCGGCCTATTACGACCACCCCGCCTATATCGATGCCCTTGCCCAGTCTCTGGGTGCACATCTGCAGAGCCTGCCGTGGCGGCCGGACCGGATCGTCGCCTCCTACCACGGCCTGCCGGAAGAATATGTCGAGAAGGGCGATCCGTACTACGACCACTGCGCCGAGACCACTCACCTGCTGCGCGAACGCATGGGTCTTGGCGAGGAAGACCTGGTCATGACGTTCCAGTCACGCTTCGGCCGCGCCGAATGGATCAAGCCTTATACCGCCGAGACGATCGAGGCTCTACCCAAGCAGGGTGTGAAGAACCTGGTCGTGATCACTCCCGGATTCGCGGCCGATTGTGTCGAGACCCTGGAGGAGATCGCCATCGGCGCTGCGGAGATTTTCCACGAGGCCGGCGGTGAACACTTCTCGCTCGTGCCATGCCTGAACGACAGCGAGCTCTCGATCGAAATGCTCGCCACCATCATCGAGGACGAACTGCAGGGCTGGCGTTAA
- a CDS encoding FecR family protein encodes MSRTPKVPKAARTAFALGLLLNTVSGAALDAYAQSSRVGVNAAVSGQVYVTGAADANKRKAQVREDVYRGDVVETLRQSALQILLVDETVFTVGQNCEITIDEFVYDPNAGSGKVAASIAKGAFRFMTGKIGTANPSAVSLRTPASTIGIRGTMGEVAVGPDAVAICKAAGIGSGVRFDPASASLVALRGPGRGRNSFDKMGRIVITGGGRSVEISEPGYAVCVPYEGAAPLGPFRLDANALAYFDTWLRSTPQGRGINPSDVRETGGALSDQNLFNEPTTDTDPLEQERDDAIQDSNVPPDPYGGGGGEPPPDPEPVVIPRPDEIEVPNRPDWEDIFFPEDPYGGGGEEPPPYGGEDPPPYGGGDYPYGSN; translated from the coding sequence ATGAGCCGAACTCCGAAAGTGCCGAAGGCAGCGCGAACCGCGTTCGCCTTGGGGCTTTTGCTCAACACCGTCTCGGGCGCCGCACTCGACGCCTATGCCCAGTCGAGCCGGGTTGGCGTGAACGCTGCCGTATCGGGCCAGGTCTATGTGACCGGCGCGGCCGATGCCAACAAGCGTAAGGCGCAGGTCAGGGAGGATGTCTATCGCGGCGATGTGGTCGAGACGCTGCGCCAGTCTGCCCTGCAGATTCTGCTGGTCGACGAGACGGTCTTTACCGTTGGCCAGAACTGCGAAATCACCATCGACGAGTTCGTCTACGACCCCAATGCCGGGTCGGGCAAGGTGGCGGCGAGCATCGCCAAAGGCGCTTTCCGCTTCATGACCGGCAAGATCGGCACCGCCAACCCCTCCGCTGTCTCCCTGCGCACGCCGGCCTCCACCATAGGTATTCGCGGCACCATGGGCGAGGTGGCGGTAGGGCCCGATGCGGTGGCCATCTGCAAGGCGGCGGGCATCGGCAGCGGCGTCAGGTTCGACCCCGCCAGCGCCAGCCTGGTGGCGCTGCGTGGGCCCGGCCGCGGACGCAACTCGTTCGACAAAATGGGGCGCATCGTCATCACCGGCGGCGGCCGCAGCGTGGAGATCTCCGAGCCGGGTTACGCGGTGTGCGTGCCCTATGAGGGCGCCGCGCCGCTCGGGCCGTTCCGGCTCGACGCGAATGCCTTGGCCTATTTCGATACATGGCTCAGGTCAACGCCCCAGGGCCGCGGCATCAATCCGTCGGATGTACGGGAAACCGGCGGCGCCCTCAGCGACCAGAACCTGTTCAACGAGCCGACCACCGATACCGACCCGCTGGAGCAGGAGCGTGACGACGCTATCCAGGACAGCAACGTGCCGCCTGATCCTTACGGCGGCGGCGGTGGCGAGCCGCCTCCGGACCCGGAGCCGGTGGTGATCCCGCGGCCGGACGAAATCGAAGTGCCGAACCGCCCGGATTGGGAGGACATCTTCTTCCCCGAGGATCCCTATGGCGGCGGGGGTGAGGAGCCCCCTCCCTACGGTGGAGAGGATCCTCCGCCCTATGGCGGCGGCGATTATCCCTACGGGAGCAACTAG